One genomic window of Tatumella citrea includes the following:
- a CDS encoding efflux RND transporter periplasmic adaptor subunit: MTENISDLTDCVRQVMRHLFTFHRLALPGYCLLALPVVLLLTACDGKPEKQTAPPRPVRTITAPVAAGTGLLIRTGEIRPQDEVALGFRLDGRLLMRAVDVGDSVTAGQLLGTLESDTQQNQFESARADFTSALATERLAALNLKRMIQLMPSGAIARVQLDTARSDWQTAASRRQSSEAALKTAQENLSWTRLTAPAAGVVTQVSAQPGQVLMAGQPLVTLAVSGGRDAVIDVVDPQQFSRHTGVFIISLTRDPVVKCTGELRNISPQADPQTRTWRVRIHLIDPPVSMMLGASVQVRQAASGPGLISLPASALTWTGGKPAVFVVNRLSHQLELRPVTLGGYTTSAILVSTGVVSGDAVVTAGVNQLRQGETVAFGEAAE; this comes from the coding sequence ATGACGGAAAATATTTCTGACCTGACCGACTGCGTTCGGCAGGTAATGCGCCATCTCTTTACGTTTCACCGGTTGGCGCTACCGGGATACTGCCTGCTGGCGCTGCCGGTTGTGCTGCTGCTGACTGCCTGCGACGGAAAGCCGGAAAAACAGACGGCTCCGCCACGACCGGTTCGTACTATCACGGCCCCCGTGGCGGCAGGTACTGGTCTGCTGATCCGAACCGGTGAAATCCGTCCGCAGGACGAAGTGGCCCTTGGCTTCCGGCTTGATGGGCGCCTGCTGATGCGCGCGGTAGACGTGGGTGACAGCGTGACGGCGGGGCAACTGCTGGGAACGCTGGAAAGCGATACGCAACAGAATCAGTTCGAGAGTGCCCGCGCCGACTTTACCAGTGCGCTGGCCACTGAACGTCTGGCAGCACTGAACCTGAAACGCATGATCCAGCTTATGCCCTCCGGAGCTATTGCTCGCGTTCAGCTTGATACCGCCCGTTCAGACTGGCAGACTGCAGCGTCACGGCGTCAGAGCAGTGAGGCCGCCCTGAAGACGGCGCAGGAGAATCTCAGCTGGACGCGTCTGACCGCACCGGCCGCAGGTGTGGTCACGCAGGTCAGCGCTCAGCCAGGGCAGGTGCTGATGGCCGGCCAGCCACTGGTCACGCTGGCTGTCAGTGGTGGCCGGGATGCCGTGATCGATGTTGTGGACCCGCAGCAGTTTTCCCGCCATACCGGCGTATTCATCATTTCTCTCACCCGGGACCCGGTAGTGAAATGTACCGGCGAGCTGCGGAATATCAGCCCGCAGGCAGACCCGCAGACCCGCACCTGGCGCGTGCGTATTCACCTCATCGACCCGCCAGTCAGCATGATGCTGGGGGCCAGCGTGCAGGTCAGGCAGGCTGCATCCGGGCCGGGTCTGATATCCCTGCCGGCTTCGGCGTTGACCTGGACGGGCGGTAAACCGGCGGTGTTCGTGGTCAACAGACTCTCGCACCAGTTGGAACTTAGACCCGTTACCCTTGGCGGATATACCACCAGCGCTATCCTGGTGTCTACCGGCGTCGTGTCCGGCGATGCGGTAGTGACTGCCGGTGTCAATCAACTGCGACAGGGGGAAACAGTTGCCTTCGGGGAGGCTGCAGAATGA
- a CDS encoding MipA/OmpV family protein — protein sequence MITRKLTLYMTCLALTGTAGVARADDTASSQKNFSIGMAGQSLPRYSGSDKQRWQLVPLVQARDGAFFIDSQKGIGYDLQSDSGLYFEHTLGYDLGRSERNSDWRDGSDRLKGMGNIKATVNTALAIGWSVTPWLTLEGKATLPLNDSQGVNYQTSATLIPLQTSTDTMAFNTAALFGDSRYMNTLYGVTAAQSRRTDYARYHAPGGFYGADISLTWSHQFTPHWGWLASTDYIWLDKHAEESPFVFRRDEAALTLGILYSF from the coding sequence ATGATAACCAGAAAACTCACATTGTATATGACCTGTTTAGCACTAACGGGTACTGCAGGTGTAGCACGGGCAGATGATACCGCATCATCACAGAAGAATTTTTCTATCGGGATGGCAGGTCAGAGCCTGCCCCGTTACAGCGGGTCAGATAAGCAACGCTGGCAGTTGGTTCCGCTGGTGCAGGCTCGGGACGGGGCATTTTTTATTGATTCGCAGAAAGGAATTGGCTATGACCTGCAGAGCGACAGCGGACTCTACTTCGAACATACTCTTGGCTATGATCTGGGACGCTCAGAACGGAATTCGGATTGGCGGGACGGCAGCGACAGGCTGAAAGGCATGGGAAACATTAAAGCCACGGTTAACACGGCTCTTGCTATTGGCTGGTCGGTCACTCCATGGCTAACACTGGAAGGTAAAGCAACCCTGCCGCTGAACGATAGCCAGGGCGTGAATTACCAGACCTCCGCCACTCTGATCCCTCTCCAGACCAGCACCGACACGATGGCATTCAATACTGCTGCATTATTTGGCGATAGCCGGTATATGAACACCTTATATGGTGTAACTGCTGCGCAAAGCCGCCGCACAGACTATGCGCGGTATCATGCACCTGGTGGGTTTTATGGTGCGGATATCAGCCTAACCTGGAGTCATCAGTTCACCCCGCACTGGGGATGGCTGGCTAGCACCGACTATATCTGGCTGGATAAGCATGCTGAAGAGAGTCCGTTCGTGTTCCGGCGTGATGAAGCGGCACTCACTCTCGGCATATTGTATTCATTTTGA
- a CDS encoding sensor histidine kinase, with protein sequence MKTLQQQTLWRWICLRILALAVGSVVVIALCMWLRFAVESLWIQYRMPPALREEFVLLRAHPASDPARFHQIVDAWWGISYSDPSIASADWLTVGILVVVIIPFIVVLGLRSARPLAAQFGHLTAAASAVSSGNFSAQAAQVDNAPLEMGRFTRDFNTMTQQLARYERELRASHVAMAHELRSPLTAAIGRLQGMMDGVFTPEPRQLAMVMKQLQLLSRLTDELHLLSLADAGQLSLNKSVTDLTGLLCERAAWLAPQAQDAGMRFSVTADVPCICEADPVRLGQAVTIVMENALRYAAEGGVLTAVARKVPTGCEMVFCDCGPGVPEAFLSVMFERFTRADSSRARHSGGSGLGLSIARGICKAHGGSIHASRGESQGLVITITLPAGNVHA encoded by the coding sequence ATGAAGACGCTACAGCAGCAGACCCTGTGGCGCTGGATTTGCTTACGGATCCTGGCGCTGGCAGTGGGTTCCGTGGTGGTGATTGCGCTGTGTATGTGGCTGCGTTTTGCCGTTGAAAGCCTGTGGATACAGTACCGGATGCCACCGGCCCTACGTGAGGAGTTTGTCCTACTGCGCGCACATCCGGCATCGGACCCGGCCCGCTTTCATCAGATTGTGGATGCATGGTGGGGTATCAGCTACTCAGACCCCTCCATCGCGTCGGCGGACTGGCTGACTGTCGGGATTCTGGTGGTAGTCATTATCCCGTTCATTGTGGTGCTGGGGTTACGTTCTGCGCGGCCATTGGCGGCGCAGTTCGGCCACCTGACGGCGGCCGCCAGCGCTGTATCCTCGGGTAATTTCAGTGCCCAGGCTGCGCAGGTGGATAATGCTCCGTTGGAGATGGGCCGCTTTACCCGTGATTTCAATACTATGACTCAGCAGCTGGCGCGCTATGAGCGTGAACTGCGGGCGTCCCATGTGGCGATGGCCCATGAGTTGCGTTCGCCACTGACGGCGGCGATTGGTCGTCTGCAGGGAATGATGGACGGCGTGTTTACCCCTGAACCCCGGCAACTGGCGATGGTCATGAAACAACTGCAGCTCCTCAGCCGGCTGACGGATGAACTGCACCTGCTGTCGCTGGCTGATGCCGGTCAGCTCAGTCTGAATAAATCGGTGACGGACCTGACGGGGCTTCTGTGCGAGCGGGCGGCGTGGCTGGCTCCGCAGGCACAAGACGCGGGGATGCGCTTCAGCGTTACCGCTGATGTCCCCTGTATCTGTGAAGCTGACCCAGTCCGTCTGGGGCAGGCCGTGACCATCGTGATGGAAAACGCCCTGCGCTATGCCGCAGAAGGGGGCGTGCTGACCGCCGTGGCCCGTAAAGTGCCGACAGGATGTGAAATGGTTTTCTGCGACTGTGGTCCGGGCGTACCTGAAGCATTTCTCTCGGTGATGTTTGAACGCTTCACTCGCGCCGACTCTTCACGGGCGCGGCATTCCGGCGGCAGCGGACTAGGCCTGTCCATCGCGCGCGGCATCTGCAAGGCTCACGGGGGTAGCATTCATGCCTCCCGGGGGGAGTCGCAGGGGCTGGTTATCACCATCACGTTGCCTGCCGGAAATGTCCACGCATAA
- a CDS encoding efflux RND transporter permease subunit — protein MRRISFNLSAWTLNHQQLITFFMLLVMAAGILSYEKLPRNEDPSFTIKTAVVSASWPGATVQDTVNLVTDTLEKKLQEIPYLDYVESDTHAGQSVIFVNLRDDTPPRQVPGIWYQVRKKMQDIASSLPSGVQGPSVDDEFEDTFGTIYGFTAEGFTLQELRDRVEDIRRDLMSLPDVGKIRLIGEQDEQLVIAFSPRQLAGMGITLQQVSDALKAQNAVEPAGTLRTAREKVLLRVSGALTSEKSLQAVTLHIDGRYIPLTAIATVRRETAEPPSPEFRVNGKPAIGLAISMAATGNMIDFGLALKARIGLLSQQLPHGIEMVKVADQSAVVANAISGFVRVLAEAVAIVLAVSFVSLGLRAGMVVAAAIPLVLALTFTGMLLAGIGLQRISLGALIIALGLLVDDAMITVETMISRLEAGDSRREAATYAFRTTAFPMLTGTLVMIAGFIPVGFAASSAGEYCYTLFAVMLIALLCSWGVAILFSPLIGVRILPVKLKTHPDRRSPSRLRAGYHRLLTMILHHRAMTVGVALVLLGLAAYGTTFMQGEFFPASDRPELLVSLTLEADASQSETGRQVTRLEKALIRDPDVDHFSSYIGSGAIRFYLPMDVLLDNENTAQLVVVAKDLRSRDRLKKTLNDLLSSQFRDIISRVSPLELGPPVGWPVKYRITGPDYGQVKAIAHKLASVLGMCPCTREVNLSAGEPERVITLNVNQTAARAAGVSSQLIAQMLNTVWSGSVVTKVRDGNRLIDVVLRANDAERQDLTTLSGLLLTNDLGQKIPLSQIATPEWGVGDPVIWRRQRLPYITVQTDVAPGMRAETVSKQLLPSVNRLRATLPPGYQVEEGGTVAESEKGNNSVYVMLPVTLMVMMVLLMIQLQLFSRMLLALLMAPFGLIGIVLAMLPTGTPLGFVALLGIIALAGMIIRNSVILISEADNYVREGMMYDAAIISAAGHRARPILLTACAAILGMLPISEQVFWGPMAYAIIGGLLVATLVTLTVLPAAMSLVMQKEQSWSDKRCLVRH, from the coding sequence ATGAGGCGCATCTCCTTCAATCTCTCGGCCTGGACGCTGAATCATCAGCAACTCATCACCTTTTTTATGCTGCTGGTGATGGCCGCAGGCATCCTGAGCTATGAAAAGCTGCCACGTAACGAAGATCCGTCCTTTACGATTAAGACGGCGGTAGTCTCAGCCTCTTGGCCGGGAGCTACCGTACAGGATACGGTCAACCTGGTGACGGACACGCTGGAGAAAAAGCTGCAGGAAATTCCGTATCTGGATTATGTGGAAAGTGATACACATGCCGGTCAGTCGGTGATCTTTGTCAACCTGAGAGATGATACCCCGCCCAGGCAGGTGCCCGGCATCTGGTATCAGGTGCGAAAGAAAATGCAGGATATTGCCTCATCACTGCCCTCCGGCGTACAGGGACCGTCGGTTGATGACGAATTTGAGGATACCTTTGGCACTATCTATGGGTTTACCGCCGAGGGTTTTACTCTGCAGGAACTGCGCGACCGGGTGGAGGATATTCGCCGCGACCTGATGTCGCTGCCGGACGTGGGGAAAATTCGCTTGATCGGGGAGCAGGACGAACAACTCGTTATCGCTTTCTCCCCGCGCCAGTTGGCGGGCATGGGGATCACTCTGCAACAGGTCAGCGATGCCCTGAAGGCGCAGAATGCGGTCGAGCCTGCCGGCACGCTGCGCACGGCCCGCGAAAAGGTCTTGCTTCGCGTCAGCGGCGCGCTGACGTCGGAAAAAAGCCTGCAGGCGGTCACGCTGCATATCGATGGTCGTTATATTCCTTTGACCGCTATCGCCACCGTCCGGCGCGAAACGGCAGAGCCTCCGTCGCCGGAGTTCCGCGTTAACGGAAAACCGGCCATCGGTCTGGCTATTTCCATGGCTGCAACCGGGAATATGATCGACTTCGGTCTGGCCCTGAAGGCCCGCATTGGGCTGCTCAGCCAGCAGCTGCCCCACGGTATTGAAATGGTTAAGGTCGCCGACCAGTCGGCCGTGGTCGCCAACGCTATCAGCGGATTTGTTCGCGTGCTGGCTGAGGCGGTCGCCATTGTACTTGCCGTGTCTTTTGTGTCGTTGGGCCTGCGCGCCGGAATGGTGGTGGCCGCAGCGATACCACTGGTTCTGGCGCTGACCTTTACCGGCATGCTGCTTGCCGGTATCGGTCTGCAACGTATCTCGCTCGGTGCGTTGATTATCGCGCTCGGGCTGCTGGTTGACGATGCCATGATAACGGTTGAAACCATGATATCCAGGCTTGAAGCGGGTGATTCACGCCGCGAGGCGGCCACGTATGCCTTCAGAACAACTGCGTTTCCGATGCTGACCGGGACGCTGGTGATGATTGCCGGGTTTATTCCTGTCGGATTTGCGGCCTCCAGCGCGGGGGAATACTGCTACACGTTGTTTGCTGTGATGCTGATTGCGCTGCTCTGTTCATGGGGGGTTGCCATCCTGTTTTCGCCGCTTATCGGTGTGAGGATTTTACCTGTAAAACTAAAAACTCATCCGGACAGGAGGTCTCCGAGTAGGCTTCGGGCGGGATATCATCGTCTGCTGACCATGATTCTACACCACCGGGCAATGACTGTCGGGGTTGCACTGGTTCTGCTGGGGTTGGCCGCGTATGGCACGACATTTATGCAGGGTGAATTTTTCCCTGCCTCTGACCGGCCCGAACTGCTGGTCAGCCTGACGCTGGAAGCTGACGCTTCTCAGAGCGAAACCGGGCGTCAGGTTACACGATTAGAAAAAGCGTTAATCCGTGACCCGGATGTTGATCATTTTTCAAGTTACATCGGGTCAGGTGCAATACGCTTTTACCTGCCGATGGATGTCCTGCTAGATAATGAAAATACCGCCCAACTGGTGGTGGTGGCGAAGGACTTGCGGTCACGTGACAGGCTGAAAAAAACGCTGAATGATTTGCTCTCCAGTCAGTTCAGAGACATCATCAGCCGTGTTTCCCCGCTGGAACTCGGTCCTCCGGTGGGCTGGCCGGTGAAATACCGCATCACCGGACCTGATTACGGACAGGTGAAAGCGATTGCGCATAAGCTGGCGTCAGTGCTGGGTATGTGTCCCTGTACACGTGAGGTTAACCTCAGCGCGGGAGAGCCGGAACGGGTCATCACACTCAACGTTAATCAGACGGCCGCCAGGGCAGCGGGTGTATCTTCGCAGCTTATTGCTCAGATGCTGAACACCGTATGGTCAGGGTCGGTGGTGACGAAGGTGCGTGATGGCAATCGTCTGATTGATGTGGTGCTGCGCGCGAATGACGCGGAACGTCAGGATTTAACGACGTTGTCCGGTCTGCTCCTGACAAATGACCTGGGGCAGAAAATCCCGCTGAGCCAGATTGCGACACCTGAATGGGGGGTGGGTGACCCGGTCATATGGAGGCGTCAGCGGCTGCCTTATATTACCGTACAGACCGATGTGGCACCTGGGATGCGTGCGGAGACTGTCTCAAAACAACTGCTGCCATCGGTTAACCGGCTACGTGCCACACTGCCACCTGGTTATCAGGTAGAGGAGGGCGGGACGGTGGCAGAATCAGAGAAAGGCAACAACTCTGTGTACGTCATGCTGCCGGTGACTCTGATGGTGATGATGGTGTTGCTGATGATACAGCTTCAGCTGTTTTCCCGGATGCTGCTGGCTCTACTGATGGCGCCCTTTGGTCTGATTGGTATCGTGCTGGCGATGTTGCCAACTGGCACCCCTCTAGGGTTCGTCGCACTGCTGGGCATTATCGCGCTGGCGGGGATGATAATCCGTAACTCGGTGATTCTTATCAGTGAAGCTGACAACTATGTACGGGAGGGAATGATGTATGATGCGGCGATCATCTCCGCAGCTGGGCACCGTGCTCGGCCGATACTACTGACTGCCTGTGCGGCGATACTCGGGATGCTGCCGATTTCAGAGCAGGTATTCTGGGGGCCAATGGCGTATGCAATTATTGGTGGATTATTGGTGGCAACACTGGTGACGCTGACGGTTCTTCCGGCTGCAATGAGCCTGGTTATGCAGAAAGAACAGTCATGGTCAGACAAACGGTGTTTAGTACGGCATTGA
- a CDS encoding helix-turn-helix domain-containing protein, whose product MYPAPENAANANPSENCSESSPVLRLETPMIDKDLPVTPLRLTGKRREQGTFLEQHRHPQGLIIAIHHGLVILHTGDEVTCVLPGQFCWIPGELDHGTHWFGAIEGICLYLQPALSDAFPEVPAIFTQTLLTDAMICRLADAPFLEPGHVLSLLDSLTHEVTLLKQGGFHLPMPSEPRLQQLAHRLLDRPDLNNSIEEWAHQAGMSLSTLSRRFRQQTGITPGQWRQQARMLHALELLFTGQSVTEVSLAVGYDSLSAFIHGFRKTFGITPSRYFSSPSSPSAPQTEKS is encoded by the coding sequence GTGTACCCGGCCCCCGAAAACGCGGCTAACGCCAACCCGTCAGAGAATTGCTCAGAATCGTCACCGGTACTGCGGCTGGAGACGCCAATGATCGATAAAGATCTGCCGGTCACTCCGTTGCGATTAACCGGAAAACGCCGGGAACAAGGTACTTTTCTGGAGCAGCACCGGCATCCGCAGGGATTAATTATTGCGATCCACCATGGGCTGGTCATCCTGCACACTGGCGATGAGGTCACGTGCGTACTGCCGGGGCAGTTTTGTTGGATTCCCGGCGAACTGGATCACGGTACCCATTGGTTTGGAGCTATTGAGGGAATTTGTCTGTACCTGCAACCTGCTCTTAGCGATGCATTTCCGGAGGTTCCGGCAATTTTTACCCAGACTCTGCTGACCGATGCGATGATCTGCCGGCTGGCAGATGCTCCGTTTCTGGAACCCGGGCATGTTCTCAGTCTGCTGGACAGTCTGACCCATGAAGTCACATTACTTAAACAAGGCGGTTTTCATTTACCCATGCCCTCCGAACCCAGATTACAGCAACTTGCCCATCGGCTGCTGGACAGACCTGATCTTAACAACAGTATCGAAGAGTGGGCTCATCAGGCCGGTATGTCACTGAGTACCTTATCGCGCCGCTTCCGGCAACAAACCGGAATCACCCCGGGCCAGTGGCGGCAGCAAGCCCGAATGCTGCATGCTCTGGAATTACTGTTTACCGGTCAAAGTGTTACCGAAGTTTCCCTTGCTGTAGGCTATGACAGCCTGAGCGCCTTTATTCATGGGTTTCGTAAGACATTTGGTATCACCCCCTCCCGCTATTTTTCCTCACCCTCTTCCCCCTCTGCTCCGCAGACAGAGAAATCGTAA
- a CDS encoding LysE family translocator → MLQFSNGFLLSLSLCLDIGIANIAMMTLAMQRGYFHGFWLGIGTCFGDLAYAILALAGMAVLLQFSAVRWVLWIGGGAMLVWFAVKMLMAAFRQSTALNSGEAPQSRSLSREFGRGVMLAMSSPSAILWFATVGGALISRMGQHSVASSGWFLSGFFIAGVLWTCALCLVGSLGGKLMGNRLLKFSYIASAIIFSYFALTVIVSGYHEFITD, encoded by the coding sequence ATGCTTCAGTTTTCTAATGGCTTTTTACTCAGCCTTTCGTTGTGCCTGGATATTGGAATTGCCAATATCGCTATGATGACGCTGGCAATGCAGCGCGGTTATTTTCATGGCTTCTGGCTGGGGATTGGTACCTGCTTCGGTGATCTGGCTTATGCCATTCTGGCACTGGCAGGTATGGCGGTACTCTTGCAGTTCAGCGCCGTACGCTGGGTATTGTGGATTGGTGGCGGTGCGATGCTGGTATGGTTTGCGGTAAAAATGCTAATGGCGGCCTTCCGTCAGTCAACAGCCTTAAACAGTGGCGAAGCTCCTCAGTCACGTTCGCTCAGTCGGGAATTTGGCCGTGGCGTAATGCTGGCCATGTCTTCTCCTTCAGCTATCCTCTGGTTCGCTACCGTCGGCGGAGCACTGATTTCAAGGATGGGGCAGCACAGTGTGGCATCTTCAGGATGGTTTCTTAGCGGCTTTTTTATTGCAGGAGTCCTCTGGACCTGCGCACTTTGTCTGGTCGGGAGTCTGGGTGGCAAACTAATGGGAAACCGTTTACTGAAGTTTTCTTATATCGCCTCTGCCATTATTTTCAGTTACTTCGCCCTCACCGTTATTGTCTCCGGCTACCACGAATTTATCACCGACTAA
- a CDS encoding response regulator, whose amino-acid sequence MSGKRILIIEDDADAADVLGAYLRRENYDVSMAHDGPSGLEMCQRLRPDLILLDVMLPGMNGTEILAAVRRKGNTPVIMVTAMNDMPDKIGALRYGADDYVVKPYNPGEVVARVQAVLRRASQVQEVQSLRWQGLEVDTTMMTAGVSHSDGKLTSLELTPTEFSLLTTLMGAPVRPFSRQTLLERCLPESDALERAVDTHVYNLRKKLEAAGISEVLVNVRGVGYRFRQP is encoded by the coding sequence ATGTCCGGGAAACGAATACTGATTATTGAAGACGATGCGGATGCAGCGGATGTGCTGGGTGCGTATTTACGACGGGAAAACTATGATGTGTCTATGGCGCACGATGGTCCGTCAGGACTAGAGATGTGCCAGCGTCTGCGACCTGATCTTATCCTGCTTGATGTGATGCTCCCAGGTATGAATGGCACTGAAATCCTTGCCGCCGTTCGGCGTAAAGGGAACACTCCGGTTATCATGGTAACCGCCATGAATGATATGCCGGATAAAATTGGTGCCCTGCGCTACGGTGCCGATGACTATGTCGTTAAACCTTATAATCCCGGTGAAGTGGTGGCACGTGTCCAGGCGGTATTACGACGTGCCTCGCAGGTACAGGAGGTGCAGTCATTACGCTGGCAGGGGCTGGAGGTGGATACCACCATGATGACGGCGGGGGTCAGTCATAGCGATGGCAAGCTTACCAGCCTTGAGCTGACTCCTACCGAATTCAGTCTGTTGACCACACTGATGGGTGCACCAGTACGCCCCTTTTCACGCCAGACCCTGCTGGAACGCTGCCTGCCGGAAAGTGACGCGCTGGAGAGGGCGGTCGATACCCATGTCTATAACCTGCGTAAAAAACTTGAAGCTGCCGGAATTTCTGAAGTGCTGGTAAATGTGCGCGGTGTCGGCTACCGGTTCCGTCAGCCATGA
- a CDS encoding dihydrodipicolinate synthase family protein produces the protein MFSGLCAFPLTPLSNGQLDEESFSRIMARLTAAGVDSLGILGSTGSYAYLTRQQRQRVIQLARQLAGDIPLMACVGSVSGDEILRLAEDAQQAGADALLLSVICYQSLRDEEVYRLFETVTQQVSLPVCIYDNPSTTHFRYSDQLLGQLSALPGVRSVKIPGISGDHDTVKQRISQLRSQLDPGTVIGISGDAFAASGLTAGCEVWYSVCGGLFPRISKQITRAAVAGDTQQVMALSARLEPLWALFRKHGGSLRVIAAAAGILGLTARDNLPRPLLPLPESDLPEIAEVIEPLALE, from the coding sequence ATGTTCAGTGGGTTATGTGCTTTCCCGTTAACGCCGTTAAGTAATGGCCAACTGGATGAAGAGAGTTTCTCCCGGATTATGGCGCGCCTGACCGCTGCCGGGGTAGATTCACTGGGTATTTTAGGGTCAACAGGCAGTTACGCCTATCTGACCCGACAGCAGCGCCAGCGCGTGATACAACTCGCGCGCCAGCTGGCCGGAGATATTCCTCTGATGGCCTGTGTTGGTTCTGTCAGTGGCGATGAAATTTTGCGGCTGGCAGAAGATGCACAGCAGGCTGGAGCTGATGCATTACTGCTATCGGTGATTTGCTACCAGTCTCTGCGCGACGAAGAAGTCTACCGGTTGTTTGAAACAGTCACCCAACAGGTTTCACTTCCTGTCTGTATTTATGATAATCCCTCAACCACCCACTTTCGCTATTCAGACCAGCTACTCGGACAGCTCTCGGCATTGCCAGGAGTACGCTCAGTGAAAATTCCCGGCATCTCCGGGGATCACGATACAGTGAAACAACGGATCAGCCAGTTGCGTAGCCAGCTTGACCCCGGCACCGTTATCGGTATCAGTGGAGATGCTTTTGCGGCGAGTGGTTTAACTGCTGGTTGTGAAGTCTGGTATTCGGTATGCGGCGGCCTGTTCCCGCGCATCAGCAAACAAATAACCCGGGCAGCGGTAGCCGGTGATACTCAACAGGTCATGGCACTGAGTGCCAGGCTGGAACCTTTATGGGCGCTGTTTCGCAAGCATGGCGGCAGCCTGCGGGTTATCGCTGCTGCAGCCGGAATTCTTGGCCTGACTGCCCGCGACAACCTGCCACGCCCTTTGTTACCACTACCAGAGAGCGATTTACCGGAAATTGCTGAGGTGATTGAGCCGTTGGCTTTGGAGTAG
- a CDS encoding helix-turn-helix domain-containing protein: protein MLQFSEWFSRNGIECSRVIACDDGFPRHSHDEYVISANLSGIEEIWLSGKNLTAKSGQVTLYNPASIQSSKFAQQSVEFISIHLPQSVIKNLMTQENLSSHSHVPVLREGVFDDPQLFNAICRFADSAREDNDLLQQQELLRLCSELLEPSASLAGNEELQINKVIDYLRCHLTEKPSLETLAQIAGLSKYHFIRSFTCYTGLPPLQYHMQLRLHQARNLLRRNVHPLEAAISLGFYDQSHFINAFRKVMGITPGHYIALLGLSR from the coding sequence GTGTTACAGTTCAGCGAATGGTTCAGCCGGAATGGCATCGAATGTTCCCGGGTGATTGCCTGTGATGACGGGTTTCCCAGACATTCTCACGATGAGTATGTGATCAGTGCCAATCTTAGCGGCATTGAGGAGATCTGGCTGTCAGGAAAAAACTTAACCGCAAAAAGCGGACAGGTCACCCTGTATAACCCTGCCTCTATCCAGTCCTCAAAATTTGCACAGCAGAGTGTAGAATTTATCAGTATTCATTTGCCACAATCGGTTATCAAAAACCTGATGACACAGGAAAATCTGAGTAGTCACTCCCATGTCCCTGTGCTGCGGGAAGGTGTGTTTGATGATCCGCAGCTGTTTAATGCTATCTGCCGGTTTGCGGATTCGGCTCGCGAAGATAACGACCTGCTGCAACAGCAGGAGTTGTTGCGATTGTGTAGCGAATTGCTGGAACCCTCAGCTTCTCTGGCGGGAAATGAAGAACTGCAAATCAACAAAGTGATTGACTACCTGCGTTGCCATCTGACTGAAAAGCCCTCTCTGGAAACCCTGGCGCAGATTGCCGGATTAAGTAAGTATCATTTTATCCGGTCGTTTACCTGCTATACAGGGCTGCCGCCCTTGCAGTATCACATGCAACTCCGGCTGCATCAGGCCCGTAATCTGTTACGCCGCAATGTTCATCCGCTGGAGGCCGCGATCAGTCTCGGATTTTACGATCAGAGCCATTTTATCAATGCATTTCGGAAAGTAATGGGAATCACTCCTGGTCACTATATTGCTCTGTTAGGTCTTAGTCGGTGA